In the Streptobacillus moniliformis DSM 12112 genome, one interval contains:
- the nrdE gene encoding class 1b ribonucleoside-diphosphate reductase subunit alpha: MKWVYLNNEIMVKDSEGKLQIEKDKEAVYSYFIDYINKNTVFFHNLKEKIDYLIEKDYYINFYDMYSFEEINEVFKFVYSKKFRFKSYMAASKFYQSYALMDDTGEKILERYEDRISIVALYLGQGNKEKALKYAKMLINQEYQPATPTFLNAGKKRSGELVSCFLDEIGDNLSGIGYAFESAMKLSSIGGGVAFNISKLRARGEAIKGVEGRASGVLPIMKILEDIFSYANQLGQRPGAGAVYLNVFHSDILEFLDTKKINVDEKIRIKSLSIGVIISDKFMELASADLPCYTFYPHSVYLEYGKYLDDLDMNEWYEKLVANPKVKKKKINVREFLVKVAQTQKESGYPYLFFKDNANREHALKEIGDVKFTNLCTEIMQLTEVSDINNYYEEDNIRRGISCNLGSVNIAKVMENKSIKEVVKNAIDSLTTVSDLTNISIVPSIKKANDELSSVGLGAMNLHGYLAKNMIQYESREALDFCNVFFMMMNYYSLERSMEIAKERSRSFLGFEKSEYANGKYFEKYITKEYMPVTDRVKELFEGIHIPGVEEWKKLKEDVMKYGVYNAYRMAIAPNQSTSYIMNATASVMPIVDKVEVREYGDSTTFYPMPYLNYDNFFYYKSAYDMDQKNILKLISVIQRHVDQGISTILFTKSNDTTRDLSKLYILAHKLGLKSLYYTRTRKSTIEECLSCSV, translated from the coding sequence ATGAAGTGGGTTTATTTAAATAATGAAATAATGGTAAAAGATAGTGAAGGTAAATTACAAATTGAGAAAGATAAGGAAGCAGTTTATTCATATTTTATTGATTATATCAATAAAAATACAGTATTTTTTCATAATTTAAAAGAAAAAATAGATTACTTAATTGAAAAAGATTATTATATAAATTTCTATGATATGTATTCATTTGAAGAAATTAATGAAGTTTTTAAATTTGTATACTCTAAGAAATTTAGATTTAAATCATATATGGCAGCTTCAAAATTTTATCAAAGCTATGCATTAATGGATGATACAGGAGAAAAAATATTAGAAAGGTATGAAGATAGAATATCTATAGTAGCCCTTTACTTAGGTCAAGGAAATAAAGAAAAAGCACTGAAATATGCAAAAATGTTAATAAATCAAGAATATCAACCAGCAACACCGACATTTTTAAATGCAGGTAAGAAAAGATCAGGAGAGCTTGTATCTTGTTTTTTAGATGAAATAGGTGATAATTTATCAGGAATAGGCTATGCTTTTGAATCTGCTATGAAATTATCTTCAATAGGAGGCGGAGTTGCTTTTAATATCTCTAAATTAAGAGCAAGAGGTGAAGCAATTAAAGGTGTTGAAGGTAGGGCAAGTGGAGTACTACCTATAATGAAAATACTTGAAGATATATTCTCATATGCTAATCAATTAGGGCAAAGACCAGGAGCTGGAGCTGTATACTTAAATGTATTTCATTCAGATATATTAGAATTTTTAGATACTAAAAAAATTAATGTTGATGAAAAAATTAGAATTAAATCATTATCTATAGGTGTAATAATTTCAGATAAATTTATGGAACTTGCAAGTGCTGATTTACCATGTTATACATTCTATCCACATTCTGTATATCTTGAATATGGGAAGTATCTTGATGATTTAGATATGAATGAGTGGTATGAAAAACTTGTTGCAAATCCTAAAGTTAAGAAGAAAAAAATTAATGTAAGAGAATTTTTAGTTAAGGTTGCACAAACACAAAAAGAAAGTGGATATCCATATCTATTTTTCAAAGATAATGCAAATAGGGAACATGCATTAAAAGAAATAGGTGATGTTAAATTTACTAATCTATGTACAGAAATTATGCAATTAACTGAAGTTTCAGATATAAATAACTATTATGAAGAAGATAATATTAGACGTGGAATTTCATGTAATTTAGGATCTGTAAATATTGCTAAAGTTATGGAAAATAAATCTATAAAAGAGGTAGTTAAAAATGCTATAGATTCATTAACTACAGTTTCAGATCTAACTAATATATCAATAGTTCCAAGTATTAAAAAGGCAAATGATGAATTAAGCTCAGTTGGACTAGGTGCAATGAATTTACATGGATATTTAGCTAAAAATATGATACAATATGAATCACGTGAAGCACTTGATTTTTGTAATGTATTTTTTATGATGATGAATTATTATTCATTAGAAAGAAGTATGGAAATAGCTAAAGAAAGAAGTAGAAGTTTTTTAGGATTTGAAAAATCTGAATATGCAAATGGTAAATATTTTGAAAAATATATAACTAAAGAATACATGCCAGTAACAGATAGGGTTAAGGAATTATTTGAAGGGATACATATACCTGGGGTAGAAGAATGGAAAAAATTAAAAGAAGATGTAATGAAGTATGGAGTGTATAATGCATATAGAATGGCTATTGCTCCTAATCAATCAACTTCATATATTATGAATGCTACTGCATCTGTTATGCCTATAGTTGATAAAGTTGAAGTAAGAGAATATGGTGATTCTACTACTTTTTATCCTATGCCATATTTAAATTATGATAATTTCTTTTACTATAAATCTGCATATGATATGGATCAAAAAAATATACTTAAATTGATATCTGTAATTCAAAGACATGTAGATCAAGGTATTTCGACTATCCTATTTACTAAAAGTAATGATACTACAAGAGATTTATCAAAACTATATATTTTAGCTCATAAATTAGGGTTAAAATCACTATACTATACAAGAACTAGAAAATCAACAATTGAAGAGTGTTTAAGCTGCTCAGTATAA
- a CDS encoding manganese-dependent inorganic pyrophosphatase translates to MIIFGHKNPDTDAICSAIVYSHLKEDLGIKAVAKRIGELNEETKFVLKYFGVDAPEYIDNVAGESIILVDHNERTQTADGFEEAKVLEVIDHHRVANFNVSDPLYMRVEAVGCTSTILFDMYRENNIKPCKIMAGLMLSAIISDTLLFKSPTCTPKDVIAGKELAKIAGLDLKEYGLEMLKAGTNLSSKTEMELLNMDMKIFEVEDIRMSIAQVNSVNEDEMLERKEKLLVEMKNLMEKEKVNFVMFVITNILTNDSVGLVSGNNLDVVEKAFNEKINDNMIVLRKVVSRKKQVVPPLTDAIKNR, encoded by the coding sequence ATGATTATTTTTGGACATAAAAATCCTGATACAGATGCTATCTGTTCAGCTATAGTTTATTCACATTTAAAAGAAGATTTAGGAATTAAAGCAGTTGCTAAAAGAATAGGAGAATTAAACGAAGAAACAAAATTTGTATTAAAGTATTTTGGTGTTGATGCACCTGAATATATTGATAATGTAGCAGGTGAATCCATTATACTTGTTGATCATAATGAAAGAACACAAACAGCAGATGGATTTGAAGAAGCTAAAGTTTTAGAAGTAATAGATCATCATAGAGTAGCTAATTTTAATGTATCTGACCCGCTATATATGAGGGTTGAGGCTGTTGGATGTACTTCAACTATTTTATTTGATATGTATAGAGAAAATAATATTAAACCATGTAAAATAATGGCAGGATTAATGCTAAGTGCAATAATTTCAGATACTTTATTATTTAAATCACCGACTTGTACTCCAAAAGATGTAATAGCTGGTAAAGAACTTGCTAAAATAGCAGGGCTTGATTTAAAAGAATATGGTTTAGAAATGTTAAAGGCAGGAACAAATTTATCTTCAAAAACAGAAATGGAATTATTAAATATGGATATGAAAATATTTGAAGTAGAAGATATAAGAATGTCTATAGCACAAGTAAATTCAGTAAATGAAGATGAAATGCTTGAAAGAAAAGAAAAATTATTAGTTGAAATGAAAAATTTAATGGAAAAAGAAAAAGTAAATTTTGTGATGTTCGTTATTACAAATATTTTAACTAATGATTCAGTTGGTTTAGTTTCTGGTAATAATTTAGATGTAGTTGAAAAAGCATTTAATGAAAAAATAAATGATAATATGATAGTTTTAAGAAAAGTTGTTTCAAGAAAAAAACAAGTAGTTCCACCATTAACAGATGCTATTAAAAATAGATAA
- a CDS encoding IS91 family transposase, which yields MYNSNKIKSIFSKYILTNSINSIKPYFDKKHIEHINHSIHNFLNCGNLSKGFISYRCSSCNFQHKMKLTCKSRLCPSCGYNYSVNWTNSILKQFINIPHRHVLFTVPKEFRKFIAYDRSILSKMSKAINNIFKYQFHNIKDKVKRKIYIPKSNPNYFTNSDIINYGLITVIHTFGRDLKFNPHIHAIISLGGFNKKFQYKELKYFHVPSIANQWKFSLCKLISNANYPNDIIKIQAKKAVSNVYDNDVRFFFNVAGNDINNPKYIIKYLGRYLSRVPIAEYKIVNIDFNKNSLTFKFEDLSNNKEVTYSTLSFKDFVAKVLFHLPLKYFKMINRYGFYARRISSKVKMSLFYLKAQVNKKSLSLFRKNFKELWDFDPFMCPHCNIYLKRYELFIDNGLSPPIHKFYN from the coding sequence ATGTATAATTCTAATAAAATTAAATCTATCTTCTCCAAATATATTTTAACAAATTCTATTAATTCTATCAAGCCATATTTTGATAAAAAACATATTGAACATATCAACCATTCCATTCATAATTTTCTTAACTGTGGTAATCTCTCTAAAGGCTTTATCTCTTATCGTTGTTCCTCTTGTAATTTTCAACATAAAATGAAACTTACTTGTAAATCTAGACTTTGTCCATCTTGTGGTTATAACTATTCTGTTAATTGGACTAATTCTATCTTAAAACAATTTATTAACATCCCTCATAGGCATGTCCTTTTTACTGTCCCTAAAGAATTTAGAAAATTTATTGCTTATGATAGATCTATTCTTTCTAAAATGTCTAAAGCTATTAATAATATTTTTAAATATCAATTCCATAATATCAAAGATAAAGTTAAAAGAAAAATATATATCCCTAAATCTAATCCTAATTACTTTACTAATTCTGATATTATTAACTACGGACTTATTACTGTTATTCATACTTTTGGTAGAGACCTTAAGTTTAATCCTCATATTCATGCCATCATCTCTCTTGGAGGTTTTAATAAAAAATTTCAATATAAAGAACTTAAATACTTTCATGTCCCCTCTATTGCTAATCAATGGAAGTTTTCTCTTTGTAAATTAATTAGTAATGCTAATTATCCTAATGATATTATTAAAATACAAGCTAAAAAAGCTGTATCTAATGTTTATGATAATGATGTTAGGTTCTTTTTTAATGTAGCTGGTAATGATATTAATAATCCTAAATACATTATTAAATATCTTGGTAGATATTTATCAAGAGTTCCTATTGCTGAATATAAGATTGTTAATATTGATTTTAATAAAAATTCTCTTACATTTAAATTTGAAGATTTAAGTAATAATAAAGAAGTTACTTATTCTACTTTATCTTTTAAAGATTTTGTTGCTAAAGTGCTTTTTCATCTACCTTTAAAGTATTTTAAAATGATTAATAGATATGGTTTCTATGCTAGAAGAATTTCTTCTAAAGTTAAAATGTCTCTATTTTATCTTAAAGCTCAGGTTAATAAAAAGTCTCTTTCTTTATTTAGGAAAAACTTTAAAGAACTTTGGGACTTTGACCCTTTTATGTGTCCTCATTGTAATATTTATCTTAAACGTTATGAACTATTTATTGATAATGGTCTTTCTCCTCCTATTCATAAGTTCTATAATTAA
- a CDS encoding diacylglycerol kinase, whose amino-acid sequence MKHKKNSQIDSFNNAINGILHAIKSEIHMKIHMFFAIMVLILSLIIDISKFEIMLVIIMITLVIFSEMLNTALEKIVDLVSPEYSEVAKIVKDVSAGAVLVSAIGSVCVGYLIFYDRLIALYFNGDNFFKLVGRIGNVTMIIITLVSLSVILIKAYLRKGTSLEGGMPSGHSSIAFAMSAIVMFLTSDARIIILVLLMALLVAQSRVKSKIHTLNEVIVGAILGFSISFLILEILYKFGTLIN is encoded by the coding sequence ATGAAACATAAAAAAAATTCACAAATTGATAGCTTCAATAATGCAATTAATGGTATATTACATGCTATTAAAAGCGAAATTCACATGAAAATACATATGTTTTTTGCGATTATGGTATTAATATTAAGTTTAATAATTGATATTAGTAAATTTGAAATTATGTTAGTTATAATTATGATAACATTAGTAATTTTTTCAGAGATGTTAAATACAGCTTTAGAAAAAATTGTAGACTTAGTTTCTCCAGAATATAGTGAAGTGGCAAAAATTGTAAAAGATGTATCAGCAGGAGCTGTATTGGTAAGTGCTATAGGCTCTGTATGTGTAGGATATTTAATTTTTTATGATAGATTAATAGCACTTTATTTTAACGGTGATAATTTTTTTAAATTAGTTGGTAGAATAGGTAATGTTACTATGATAATTATAACCTTAGTTTCATTATCTGTAATATTAATAAAGGCTTATTTGAGGAAGGGGACATCATTAGAAGGTGGAATGCCTAGTGGTCATTCTTCTATAGCTTTTGCTATGTCTGCAATTGTAATGTTTTTAACTAGTGATGCAAGGATTATTATATTAGTTTTATTAATGGCATTATTGGTTGCACAAAGTAGAGTAAAATCTAAAATACATACATTAAATGAAGTTATAGTAGGAGCAATTTTAGGTTTTAGTATTAGTTTTTTAATTTTAGAAATATTATATAAATTTGGAACTTTAATAAATTAA
- the nrdF gene encoding class 1b ribonucleoside-diphosphate reductase subunit beta, with protein sequence MEKKIYKAVNWNTLDNDYVEVFWEQNLRQFWIDTEYIPSKDIDSWHSLSPEMRETYKKVLGGLTLLDTLQSHTGMPKIIDHIESLQCRSVLSYMCMMESIHAKSYSTIFTTVASTEEINEIFRWVQDNQYLQFKANKIDEYYQCLNNPNATPREIYMALVASVFLESYLFYSGFFLPLWLSGHGQMVASSDIIKKIIADESIHGVFVGKLAQEIFEEMSFVEKESVKKEIMNLFYELYENELKFTDEIYSDVGLTSEVKEYIRYNGNKALMNLGFKEEFEIKEVNAIVLNGLNVETTQHDFFSKKSTNYEKTLEVVHLNDDDWNEDFDTDLDI encoded by the coding sequence ATGGAAAAAAAGATATATAAAGCTGTTAATTGGAATACATTAGATAATGATTATGTTGAAGTATTTTGGGAACAAAATTTAAGACAATTTTGGATAGATACAGAATATATACCTTCAAAGGATATAGATTCATGGCATTCTTTATCTCCTGAAATGAGAGAAACTTACAAAAAAGTATTAGGAGGTTTAACTTTACTTGATACATTACAATCTCATACAGGTATGCCTAAAATTATAGATCATATTGAATCATTACAATGTAGATCAGTTCTGTCATATATGTGTATGATGGAATCTATACATGCTAAATCATATTCAACAATATTTACTACAGTTGCATCAACTGAGGAAATAAATGAAATATTTAGATGGGTACAAGATAATCAATATTTACAATTTAAAGCTAATAAAATTGATGAATATTATCAATGTTTAAATAATCCTAATGCAACTCCAAGAGAAATATACATGGCATTAGTAGCTTCTGTTTTCTTAGAATCATATTTATTTTATAGTGGATTCTTTTTACCACTTTGGTTGTCAGGACATGGTCAAATGGTTGCAAGTTCAGATATTATTAAAAAAATTATTGCTGATGAATCTATACATGGAGTTTTTGTTGGAAAATTAGCTCAAGAAATATTTGAAGAAATGTCATTCGTTGAAAAAGAAAGTGTTAAAAAAGAAATAATGAATTTATTCTATGAGTTATATGAAAATGAATTGAAATTTACAGATGAAATATATTCAGATGTAGGACTTACATCAGAAGTTAAGGAATATATTAGATATAATGGGAATAAGGCTTTAATGAATTTAGGTTTTAAAGAAGAATTTGAAATTAAGGAAGTTAATGCTATAGTATTAAATGGATTAAATGTTGAAACTACACAACATGATTTCTTTTCTAAAAAATCTACAAATTATGAAAAAACATTGGAAGTAGTACATCTAAATGATGATGATTGGAATGAAGATTTCGACACAGATTTAGATATTTAG
- a CDS encoding MATE family efflux transporter gives MRGRLNLVEGSIGINLFRLAFPIILTSLMSILYNLTDIKFISYYLGDDAVSSATAASFYIGLSYSLLFITKNSVQIYVAQSIGANRKNSAKRYARVSLIISVVFSISYGLFTYIFAEQLIRLVGVKSPHYLYPAIDFLRISTFGFIFLFLSQNLSAIINGQGDTLGPFVFLSSGVILNIFLDYLFLGIFRFGIKGAAIATVFSQLISVILLFMYLKRKNSIFRNMKFFKLDEIKFYRKIIRLGLPSGISQGLFTLISIIIAKMIADVDESILGVQRLGIQFESFSWNIAGGFAAAVATFVGHNYGAGKYDRILKIYKVSVISISGFCLVLTGIFVFFARPLYSMFFIDTRLIEEGVKYLTIIGLAQVPQGIEIITTGAFNGVGKTKEPNIIGIVGTSLRIPIIMITLPTFGLLAIWWTIHFSMVFKGIISALIFIITWKKQLEYMKITLEI, from the coding sequence ATGAGAGGAAGATTGAATTTAGTAGAAGGAAGTATAGGTATTAATTTATTTAGATTGGCTTTTCCAATTATTTTAACTTCATTAATGTCTATATTATATAATCTTACAGATATAAAGTTTATAAGTTATTATCTTGGAGATGATGCAGTAAGTTCTGCAACAGCTGCAAGTTTTTATATTGGTTTAAGTTATTCTTTATTATTTATAACTAAAAATAGTGTACAGATATATGTAGCACAATCTATAGGAGCTAATAGAAAAAATTCAGCTAAGAGATATGCAAGAGTATCATTAATCATATCAGTTGTTTTTTCTATATCATATGGATTATTCACATATATATTTGCAGAACAATTAATAAGATTAGTTGGAGTTAAAAGCCCACATTATTTATATCCAGCAATTGATTTTTTGAGAATATCTACATTCGGGTTTATATTCTTATTTTTATCACAAAATTTATCAGCTATTATTAATGGACAAGGAGATACTTTAGGTCCTTTTGTATTCCTTTCATCAGGAGTAATATTAAATATTTTTCTTGATTATTTATTCCTTGGAATATTTCGTTTTGGTATAAAAGGAGCTGCAATAGCAACAGTATTTTCTCAATTGATATCCGTAATTTTGTTATTTATGTATTTAAAGAGAAAAAATTCTATATTTAGGAATATGAAATTCTTTAAATTAGATGAAATTAAATTTTATAGAAAGATAATAAGACTTGGATTACCAAGCGGTATAAGTCAAGGACTATTTACTCTTATTTCTATTATTATTGCTAAAATGATAGCAGATGTAGATGAAAGTATTTTAGGAGTACAAAGATTAGGAATACAGTTTGAATCATTTTCATGGAATATAGCAGGAGGATTTGCAGCAGCAGTTGCAACATTTGTAGGGCATAATTATGGTGCTGGTAAATATGACAGAATTTTGAAGATATATAAGGTGTCTGTTATAAGTATTTCAGGATTTTGTCTTGTATTAACAGGAATATTTGTATTTTTTGCAAGACCTTTATATTCTATGTTTTTTATAGATACTAGACTTATTGAAGAAGGAGTTAAATATCTTACAATTATTGGTTTAGCTCAAGTCCCACAGGGTATAGAAATTATTACAACAGGAGCATTTAACGGAGTGGGTAAAACTAAAGAACCAAATATTATAGGTATAGTTGGAACTAGTTTGAGAATACCTATAATTATGATAACATTACCTACATTTGGATTGCTTGCAATCTGGTGGACTATACACTTTTCAATGGTATTTAAAGGAATTATTTCAGCTTTAATATTTATCATTACATGGAAAAAACAACTGGAATATATGAAAATTACTTTAGAGATATAA
- the nrdI gene encoding class Ib ribonucleoside-diphosphate reductase assembly flavoprotein NrdI: MNDKIIIYYESLTGNVEKFISKMKSYEDFEFIKISSETIVEKEGHLITFTTGFGQISKNTDFFLTNNENYKKIKTVCSSGNMNWGKNFAKAGELINEKYGIYFIFKFELSGTLQDVKEYTRKIKKYEKERECN, encoded by the coding sequence ATGAATGATAAAATTATAATATATTATGAAAGTTTGACAGGTAATGTTGAAAAATTTATTTCTAAAATGAAGAGTTATGAAGATTTTGAGTTTATAAAAATTTCATCTGAAACTATAGTTGAAAAAGAAGGGCATTTAATAACTTTTACAACTGGTTTTGGGCAAATTTCAAAAAATACAGATTTTTTTCTGACTAATAATGAAAATTATAAAAAGATTAAGACAGTTTGTTCTAGTGGGAATATGAACTGGGGTAAAAATTTTGCAAAAGCAGGAGAGCTTATTAATGAGAAATATGGTATTTATTTCATTTTTAAATTTGAACTTTCTGGAACATTGCAAGATGTTAAAGAATATACTAGAAAAATAAAAAAATATGAAAAAGAAAGAGAGTGTAATTAA
- the rpsO gene encoding 30S ribosomal protein S15, with product MAMKPKSQIIAEFGKDEKDTGSANVQIAILTERISHLTEHLKLHFKDVHSRAGLLKLVGKRRRLLNYVKNRNLDEYRELIERLGIRK from the coding sequence ATGGCAATGAAACCAAAATCACAAATTATTGCAGAATTTGGAAAAGATGAAAAAGATACAGGATCAGCTAATGTTCAAATAGCTATTTTAACAGAAAGAATTTCTCATTTAACAGAGCATTTAAAACTACATTTTAAAGATGTTCATTCAAGAGCAGGATTATTGAAATTAGTTGGGAAAAGAAGAAGATTATTAAACTATGTTAAAAATAGAAATTTAGATGAATATAGAGAATTAATTGAAAGATTAGGAATTAGAAAATAA
- the nadN gene encoding NAD nucleotidase yields MNKKLLAGLLAVSTLGFSANKALDLSIIHINDHHSYLEPTEQRITVDGKQFKVNIGGFSAVNQKVKELRRTRKNPLVLHAGDAITGTLYFTLFGGSADAAVMNEGGFDYFTLGNHEFDAGNEGLLKLLEPLKIPVLSANVIPDKSSILYNKWKPYAIKVINGEKIGIIGLDTVSKTVNSSSPGKDVKFYDEVITAQIMANVLKSQGINKIILLSHAGTEKNFEIAQKVNDIDIIITGDSHYLYGNDELRKLNLPVVHEYPTEFKNPNGEPVFVVEAWAYSGVVGDLGIHFTKDGIASITRKNPYVLLHTNKLQARNKEGKWEELQGKEREHIISHLKANKSISFAKEDPRTSKILAKYKAEKDVLAKQVIGSISGANMPGGSNNRIPGRKGASEHGSIATRFVAETMLNELKFVDYVIQNSGGVRADILAGDISFNDAYTYLPFGNTLYTYKISGADTLQVLEDAINFALTKSTGAFPYGAGIRYEANETPDANGKRIVKAEVFNKETGMWEEVMPEKMYVVGTNNYIASGKDGYATFGKLFKDPAAEGTDSFLPDAESFIKFMKNNPGFEAYTTSNVIFHNAK; encoded by the coding sequence ATGAACAAAAAACTATTAGCAGGATTATTAGCTGTGTCAACGCTTGGATTTTCAGCAAATAAAGCTCTTGATTTAAGCATAATTCACATTAATGATCACCATTCTTACTTAGAACCAACTGAGCAAAGAATTACAGTTGATGGTAAACAATTTAAGGTTAATATAGGTGGATTCTCAGCAGTTAACCAAAAAGTAAAAGAATTAAGAAGAACTCGTAAAAATCCATTAGTTCTACATGCTGGAGATGCTATAACAGGTACACTATATTTCACATTATTTGGTGGTTCAGCTGATGCTGCCGTAATGAATGAAGGTGGATTTGATTACTTCACTTTAGGAAATCATGAATTTGATGCAGGTAATGAAGGATTATTAAAATTATTAGAACCATTAAAAATACCTGTATTATCAGCAAATGTTATACCTGATAAAAGTTCTATATTATATAACAAATGGAAACCTTATGCAATAAAAGTTATTAATGGAGAAAAAATAGGAATAATAGGATTAGATACAGTAAGTAAAACTGTAAATTCATCTAGTCCAGGTAAAGATGTTAAATTCTATGATGAAGTTATTACTGCTCAAATAATGGCAAATGTTTTAAAATCACAAGGAATTAACAAAATCATCTTATTATCACATGCTGGTACTGAGAAAAACTTCGAGATAGCTCAAAAAGTTAATGATATAGATATAATAATAACTGGAGATTCTCATTACTTATATGGTAATGATGAATTAAGAAAATTAAATTTACCTGTAGTACATGAATATCCAACAGAATTTAAAAATCCTAATGGTGAACCAGTATTCGTAGTTGAAGCTTGGGCTTATTCAGGTGTAGTTGGAGATTTAGGAATACACTTCACTAAAGATGGTATTGCATCTATAACTAGAAAAAATCCTTATGTATTATTACATACTAATAAATTACAAGCAAGAAATAAAGAAGGAAAATGGGAAGAATTACAAGGTAAAGAAAGAGAACATATTATTTCTCACTTAAAAGCTAATAAGTCAATTTCATTTGCTAAAGAAGATCCAAGAACTTCTAAAATATTAGCTAAATATAAGGCTGAAAAAGATGTATTAGCAAAACAAGTAATAGGTTCAATCTCAGGAGCTAATATGCCTGGTGGTTCAAATAATAGAATACCTGGAAGAAAAGGTGCTTCTGAACATGGTTCAATAGCTACAAGATTTGTTGCTGAAACTATGTTAAATGAATTAAAATTCGTTGATTATGTAATACAAAATTCAGGTGGAGTAAGAGCAGATATACTTGCTGGAGATATATCATTTAATGATGCATATACTTACCTACCATTCGGAAATACTTTATACACATATAAGATTTCTGGAGCAGATACTTTACAAGTATTAGAAGATGCAATAAACTTTGCTTTAACTAAATCAACAGGTGCTTTCCCATATGGTGCAGGAATAAGATATGAAGCAAATGAAACTCCTGATGCTAATGGTAAGAGAATAGTAAAAGCTGAAGTATTTAATAAAGAAACTGGAATGTGGGAAGAAGTAATGCCAGAAAAAATGTATGTAGTTGGAACTAACAACTATATAGCAAGTGGTAAAGATGGTTATGCTACATTTGGAAAATTATTCAAAGATCCAGCTGCTGAAGGTACAGATTCATTCTTACCAGATGCTGAAAGCTTCATTAAATTTATGAAAAATAATCCTGGATTTGAAGCATACACAACATCAAATGTTATATTCCATAACGCAAAATAA
- the ybeY gene encoding rRNA maturation RNase YbeY codes for MLNLDISFKDIDNKEYINEDKILEFSEFVIKNEREDYLDKELYISLLLTDNKNIQEINREYREKDSPTDVISFAYNETENFGGVEVVGDIVISLDRVEEQSKEYNHSVIREFYYVLVHGLLHILGYDHIEEDDKKIMREKEEYYLSKFNYTREI; via the coding sequence ATGTTGAATTTAGATATCAGTTTTAAAGATATAGATAATAAAGAATATATTAATGAAGATAAGATATTAGAATTTTCAGAATTTGTAATAAAGAATGAAAGAGAAGATTATTTAGATAAAGAATTATATATTTCTCTATTATTAACTGATAATAAGAATATACAAGAAATAAATAGAGAATATAGAGAAAAAGATTCACCAACAGATGTTATTTCTTTTGCATATAATGAAACTGAAAACTTTGGAGGAGTAGAAGTAGTTGGTGATATTGTAATTTCTCTTGATAGAGTTGAAGAACAATCTAAAGAATATAACCATAGTGTAATTAGGGAATTTTATTATGTTTTAGTACATGGATTACTACATATACTAGGTTATGATCATATTGAAGAAGATGATAAAAAGATAATGAGAGAAAAAGAAGAATACTATTTATCTAAATTCAATTATACGAGGGAAATATGA